One Lentibacillus cibarius DNA window includes the following coding sequences:
- a CDS encoding CheR family methyltransferase — translation MTDDYIEFINNVKKRLSIDLTMYKQTQMKRRLVSLRDKRGYPTFRQYFCAMKRDNLLLNEFLDHMTINVSEFFRNPDRWEVLKTSILPQLGALSNKLKIWSAACSTGEEPYSTAIMLKEFFPNYDFHILATDIDRSALEKARQGVYTERSVKGIPDKLIYKYFKQDENLYSVDQSVKQHVAFKKHDLLADTYPSNVDLIICRNVLIYFTDDAKAAIYTKFSHSLNQHGVIFIGSTEQIFKPDNYGLRLLDTFFYQRMT, via the coding sequence ATGACAGATGACTATATCGAATTTATCAACAATGTAAAAAAAAGACTTAGCATAGATTTGACAATGTATAAACAGACACAAATGAAACGACGACTTGTATCATTGCGGGACAAGAGAGGTTATCCAACGTTTCGTCAATATTTTTGCGCAATGAAACGGGATAATTTGCTGCTGAATGAATTTTTGGATCATATGACAATCAATGTATCCGAGTTTTTCAGGAATCCTGACCGGTGGGAAGTACTAAAAACGTCTATTTTGCCGCAGCTTGGTGCATTGTCTAACAAACTTAAGATATGGAGTGCCGCCTGCTCCACGGGGGAGGAGCCATATAGTACGGCAATCATGTTAAAGGAGTTTTTTCCTAATTATGATTTTCATATTCTGGCTACCGACATCGACCGTAGCGCCCTTGAAAAGGCCAGGCAGGGTGTATATACGGAACGGTCGGTAAAAGGAATACCAGATAAACTGATTTACAAATATTTCAAACAGGATGAAAACTTATATTCAGTTGATCAATCAGTCAAACAACATGTTGCCTTCAAAAAACACGATTTGCTCGCCGATACATACCCATCAAATGTTGATTTAATCATATGTAGAAATGTACTGATTTATTTTACAGATGATGCGAAGGCAGCTATTTATACCAAATTTTCACACTCATTAAATCAACATGGAGTGATTTTTATCGGCAGCACCGAACAAATATTCAAACCCGATAACTACGGACTCCGCTTGCTTGATACATTTTTTTATCAGCGTATGACGTAA